The Kiloniellales bacterium genome includes a window with the following:
- a CDS encoding adenylate/guanylate cyclase domain-containing protein, giving the protein MIRRLRLISGLTLFVFLTTHLINHALGLVSLSAMEAGREAFLALWRNLPATLWLYGALLVHVGLAFWAVYQRRRLVMPPWEWVQLLFGLAIPLLAVQHVFGTRVAHELLGTEDSYAYVLQVYWVLDPGLVPRHVALVLIAWGHGCIGLHFWLRLKSWYPRWLPVTYALAIVLPLVGLLGFMVAGLEVRRLAEDPQWLAALPDAAGRDRLDWIFRLFLAAFLSLLALTVIARQLRNAWEGRRGAIQVTYPNGRRIAAAAGASILEVSRAAGIPHAAVCGGRGRCSTCRVRVAAGLEALPPPDDAERRVLARVEAPPQVRLACQTRPTADVEVVPLLAPAADATAARSRPGYLQGDEREIAILFADIRGFTSLSENRLPYDVVFLLNQYFRAMGEAVEEAGGRLDKFIGDGVMALFGIERGLADGSRRALDAARRMSLRLAEMNAVLRGDLPEPLRIGIGIHSGPVIVGEMGYGPAVSLTAVGDSVNTASRLEALTKELEVQLLVSEPVVRAAGLALPGFPRQALELRGRKGALTAVAVKDARRLDLDGTAETA; this is encoded by the coding sequence ATGATTCGCCGTCTGCGCCTGATCAGCGGGCTCACGCTCTTCGTCTTCCTGACGACGCACCTGATCAACCACGCCCTCGGCCTGGTTTCGCTTTCGGCGATGGAGGCGGGACGGGAGGCCTTCCTGGCGCTCTGGCGCAACCTGCCGGCGACGCTCTGGCTCTACGGCGCGCTTCTGGTCCACGTCGGGCTGGCCTTCTGGGCGGTCTACCAGCGGCGCCGGCTGGTCATGCCGCCCTGGGAGTGGGTCCAGCTACTCTTCGGCCTGGCGATCCCGCTGCTGGCCGTCCAGCACGTCTTCGGCACCCGGGTCGCCCACGAACTCCTGGGCACCGAGGACAGCTACGCCTACGTGCTCCAGGTATACTGGGTGCTGGACCCCGGGCTGGTGCCGCGCCACGTCGCGCTGGTGCTGATCGCCTGGGGCCACGGCTGCATCGGGCTGCACTTCTGGCTGCGCCTGAAGTCCTGGTACCCGCGCTGGCTGCCGGTCACCTACGCTCTGGCGATCGTGCTGCCGCTGGTCGGCCTGCTCGGCTTCATGGTCGCGGGCCTCGAGGTCCGGCGCCTGGCCGAGGATCCCCAATGGCTGGCCGCCCTGCCCGACGCGGCCGGCCGCGACCGGCTGGACTGGATCTTCCGCCTGTTCCTGGCGGCCTTCCTGTCCCTGCTCGCCCTGACCGTGATCGCGCGCCAGCTGCGCAACGCCTGGGAAGGACGACGGGGCGCGATCCAGGTGACCTATCCGAACGGCCGCCGGATCGCGGCCGCGGCCGGCGCCTCGATCCTCGAGGTGAGCCGGGCGGCGGGGATTCCCCACGCCGCGGTCTGCGGTGGCCGGGGCCGCTGCTCGACCTGCCGGGTCCGGGTCGCGGCGGGCTTGGAGGCGCTGCCGCCGCCGGACGATGCGGAGCGGCGGGTGCTGGCCCGGGTCGAGGCGCCACCGCAGGTTCGCCTGGCCTGCCAGACCCGGCCCACCGCCGACGTCGAGGTCGTGCCGCTGCTCGCGCCGGCCGCCGATGCCACGGCCGCGCGGAGCCGGCCCGGCTACCTGCAGGGCGACGAGCGCGAAATCGCCATCCTCTTCGCCGACATCCGGGGCTTTACCAGCCTGTCCGAGAACCGCCTGCCCTACGACGTGGTCTTCCTGCTCAACCAGTACTTCCGCGCCATGGGCGAGGCGGTCGAGGAGGCCGGCGGCCGGCTCGACAAGTTCATCGGCGACGGGGTCATGGCGCTCTTCGGCATCGAGCGCGGCTTGGCGGACGGCAGCCGCCGGGCCCTCGACGCCGCCCGGCGCATGTCCCTGCGCCTGGCCGAGATGAACGCGGTCCTGCGCGGCGACCTGCCGGAGCCCCTGCGGATCGGCATCGGGATCCACAGCGGCCCGGTGATCGTCGGCGAGATGGGCTACGGGCCGGCGGTGTCCCTGACCGCGGTCGGTGACAGCGTGAACACCGCGAGCCGGCTGGAAGCCCTGACCAAGGAGCTCGAGGTCCAGCTCCTGGTCTCGGAGCCCGTCGTCCGGGCGGCCGGCCTCGCGCTCCCGGGCTTCCCGCGCCAGGCCCTCGAGCTGCGCGGCCGCAAGGGCGCTCTGACCGCCGTTGCGGTCAAGGACGCCCGGCGCCTGGACCTCGACGGGACGGCGGAAACGGCCTGA
- a CDS encoding tetratricopeptide repeat protein yields the protein MTFLAKTTGALVLALCLGATPALADGGGGGGGGGGGGGGGEGGGGRDADLFFSSPEYRAAVKEIDKKNYQAAIPLLQKVVASDPEDADAYNYLGYTHRQLGKMDEAVRFYQQALSIDPDHLGANEYLGELWLQVGDLGKAEKRLEVLDDACFFGCDQYYKLRDAIDDYKKKAGSG from the coding sequence ATGACTTTCCTTGCCAAGACGACCGGTGCCCTTGTTCTCGCGCTCTGCCTCGGCGCCACGCCCGCCCTTGCCGACGGCGGTGGTGGCGGCGGTGGTGGCGGTGGCGGGGGCGGCGGCGGTGAAGGCGGCGGTGGCCGTGACGCCGACTTGTTCTTTTCCAGTCCCGAATACCGGGCCGCCGTGAAGGAGATCGACAAGAAGAACTACCAGGCGGCGATCCCGCTGCTGCAGAAGGTGGTGGCATCGGATCCCGAGGACGCCGACGCCTACAACTACCTCGGCTACACCCACCGCCAGCTCGGCAAGATGGACGAGGCGGTGCGCTTCTACCAGCAAGCCCTTTCGATCGACCCGGATCACCTCGGCGCCAACGAGTACCTGGGCGAGCTCTGGCTGCAGGTCGGCGATCTTGGCAAGGCGGAGAAGCGCCTGGAGGTCCTGGACGACGCCTGCTTCTTCGGCTGCGACCAGTACTACAAGCTGCGGGACGCCATCGACGACTACAAGAAGAAGGCCGGCAGCGGCTGA
- a CDS encoding tetratricopeptide repeat protein, with protein MIPLSKTTGALVLALCLGVTPALADRTFSSRTENATPVNPDFRAAVREIDKKNYQAAIPLLQKVVASDPQDADAYNYLGYTHRQLGKMEDAVGFYEKALAIDPEHLSANEYLGELWLQVGDLGKAEQRLEVLDDACFFGCDQYYKLRDAIDAYKKRTGSS; from the coding sequence ATGATCCCCCTTTCCAAGACGACCGGCGCCCTCGTTCTGGCCCTCTGCCTCGGCGTGACGCCCGCGCTGGCCGACCGCACTTTCAGCTCCCGAACGGAGAACGCGACCCCGGTCAACCCGGACTTCAGGGCGGCGGTCAGGGAGATCGACAAGAAGAACTACCAGGCGGCGATCCCGCTGCTGCAGAAGGTGGTGGCCTCGGACCCGCAGGACGCCGACGCCTACAACTATCTCGGCTACACCCACCGCCAGCTCGGCAAGATGGAGGACGCGGTCGGCTTCTACGAGAAGGCGCTGGCCATCGACCCGGAGCATCTCAGCGCCAACGAGTACCTGGGCGAGCTCTGGCTGCAAGTCGGCGACCTGGGCAAGGCGGAGCAGCGCCTGGAAGTGCTGGACGATGCCTGCTTCTTCGGCTGCGACCAGTACTACAAGCTGCGGGACGCCATCGACGCCTACAAGAAGCGGACCGGCAGCAGCTGA
- a CDS encoding RecX family transcriptional regulator, protein MAESERRAETGKTDARRRLPKKATPASLERAALFYLDRYATSADNLRQVLRRKVARSARVHDSNVAAGHAAVEALIARFLESGLLDDARYAEARARSLARRGQSLRGIRLLLLQKGVGEEEIAAALAGLRDETGDPDLAAALAYARRRRLGPYRPAAERAARRDRDLAALARRGFASDLVLRVIDAESSEALEDEATAPGLSR, encoded by the coding sequence ATGGCGGAGTCGGAGAGAAGAGCGGAGACTGGAAAAACGGACGCGCGGCGCAGGCTGCCGAAGAAGGCGACCCCCGCCTCCCTGGAACGCGCGGCGCTGTTCTACCTCGACCGCTACGCGACCTCGGCCGACAACCTGCGCCAGGTCCTGCGCCGCAAGGTCGCCCGCTCGGCGCGGGTGCACGACAGCAATGTCGCAGCGGGCCACGCCGCCGTCGAAGCCCTGATCGCCCGCTTCCTGGAAAGCGGCCTGCTGGACGACGCCCGCTATGCCGAGGCCCGCGCGCGCAGCCTGGCCCGCCGCGGCCAGTCGCTGCGCGGGATCCGCCTGCTGCTGCTGCAGAAGGGCGTCGGCGAGGAGGAGATCGCCGCCGCCCTGGCCGGCCTGCGCGATGAGACCGGCGATCCCGACCTGGCCGCGGCCCTGGCCTACGCCCGCCGGCGCCGGCTCGGGCCCTACCGGCCGGCGGCCGAGCGTGCGGCACGGCGCGACCGCGACCTCGCCGCCCTGGCCCGCCGCGGCTTCGCCTCGGACCTCGTCCTCAGGGTCATCGACGCCGAATCCTCCGAGGCGCTGGAAGACGAGGCCACCGCGCCGGGGCTCAGCCGCTGA
- a CDS encoding ABC transporter permease translates to MEMRSFGDRPPAPRVIGAVNWRGLWTLYLKEVRRFLNVYTQTLLAPIVTTLLFLAIFTLALGRSVQTAGGVGYAEFLAPGLIMMAIMQNAFANTSSSLVIAKVQGNIVDMLMPPLSASELALAHAAGGVTRGVLVGLAVGLAMWAFVPLGLHSPWLILFFAVNASLMLALLGMIGGIWAEKFDHIAAVTNFVITPLSFLSGTFYSIERLPDGWEAIAHFNPFFYLIDGFRYGFIGHADGLPGIGAAVVLAVNLALWLLAYRMIATGYRLKA, encoded by the coding sequence ATGGAAATGCGCAGCTTCGGCGATCGCCCGCCGGCACCCCGGGTGATCGGAGCGGTCAATTGGCGGGGCCTCTGGACGCTCTATCTGAAGGAGGTCCGGCGCTTCCTCAACGTCTACACCCAGACCCTGCTCGCGCCGATCGTCACCACCCTGCTGTTCCTGGCCATCTTCACCCTGGCCCTGGGCCGCAGCGTGCAGACCGCCGGCGGCGTCGGCTACGCCGAGTTCCTGGCGCCGGGCCTGATCATGATGGCGATCATGCAGAACGCCTTCGCCAACACCTCCTCGTCGCTGGTCATCGCCAAGGTCCAGGGCAACATCGTCGACATGCTGATGCCGCCGCTCTCGGCCAGCGAGCTCGCCTTGGCCCACGCCGCCGGCGGGGTGACCCGCGGGGTCCTGGTCGGGCTGGCGGTCGGGCTGGCGATGTGGGCCTTCGTGCCGCTCGGCCTGCACAGCCCCTGGCTGATCCTCTTCTTCGCGGTCAACGCTTCGCTGATGCTGGCCCTGCTCGGCATGATCGGCGGCATCTGGGCGGAGAAATTCGATCATATCGCGGCGGTCACCAACTTCGTGATCACCCCGCTGTCCTTCCTCTCGGGCACCTTCTACTCGATCGAGCGGCTGCCCGACGGCTGGGAGGCCATCGCCCACTTCAACCCTTTCTTCTATCTGATCGACGGCTTCCGCTACGGCTTCATCGGCCACGCCGACGGCCTGCCCGGGATCGGCGCGGCGGTGGTCCTGGCCGTCAACCTGGCGCTCTGGCTGCTGGCCTACCGGATGATCGCCACCGGCTACCGGCTCAAGGCCTAG
- a CDS encoding ABC transporter permease, which yields MPPPATLTPPRRYGPVNWLGLWSHYRRGIRRFLDFAWESLGGPCVFTLLFLAVFAVAFGAEREVAQGVTYTSFIAPGLVMFSLCYTAFEMAGFSVLDDKNNRTIEDLLAAPLSPLEVMAGYVLSAMASAAMSGILVGLVVALFVGLPLLAPLQVLGFALLGTLLFALLGTLVGLWAEKWEHYSFADSFLILPLGLLSGTFFPIASLPELGQALIVFNPVFHVIDGFRAAFIGFAETAAWQGFLLVGLLDLLLAALVWRLFARGYKIKA from the coding sequence ATGCCGCCGCCCGCGACCCTGACGCCGCCGCGACGCTACGGCCCCGTCAACTGGCTGGGCCTCTGGTCGCACTACCGGCGTGGGATCCGGCGCTTCCTCGACTTCGCCTGGGAGTCGCTCGGCGGGCCCTGCGTCTTCACCCTGCTGTTCCTGGCGGTCTTCGCCGTCGCCTTCGGCGCCGAGCGGGAGGTCGCCCAAGGGGTCACCTACACCAGCTTCATCGCACCCGGACTGGTGATGTTCTCGCTCTGCTACACCGCCTTCGAGATGGCCGGCTTCTCGGTCCTCGACGACAAGAACAACCGGACCATCGAGGACCTGCTGGCGGCGCCGCTCTCGCCGCTGGAGGTCATGGCCGGCTACGTGCTCTCGGCCATGGCCAGCGCAGCGATGAGCGGGATCCTGGTCGGGCTGGTGGTGGCGCTCTTCGTCGGCCTGCCGCTGCTGGCGCCGCTGCAGGTCCTGGGCTTCGCGCTCCTCGGCACCCTGCTCTTCGCCCTGCTCGGGACCCTGGTCGGGCTCTGGGCGGAGAAGTGGGAGCACTACAGCTTCGCCGACAGCTTCCTGATCCTGCCGCTTGGCCTGCTGTCGGGCACCTTCTTTCCGATCGCCAGCCTGCCCGAGCTCGGCCAGGCGCTGATCGTCTTCAACCCGGTGTTCCATGTCATCGACGGATTCCGCGCCGCCTTCATCGGCTTTGCCGAGACCGCCGCCTGGCAGGGCTTCCTGCTGGTCGGCCTGCTCGACCTGCTGCTCGCCGCTCTGGTCTGGCGGCTTTTCGCCCGCGGCTACAAGATCAAGGCTTGA
- a CDS encoding TraB/GumN family protein, protein MKSSILRTLVLGLWLLLPGSAWGGALPYGQGLLWQVEAPNGRISHVLGTFHTSDPRILALPAPVAEAIDRAETLAVEIVLTPRDQQALAMAAILRDGRSLDQILGPKLFARSAIAAQSYGLGATQLRLFKPWGLLSLFAMPPEELQRQQRGARALDFHLQDLASSQGKPVVPLESLDEQIAVFDSLSDAEQVMLLRSTLDEQEENPGLFEDMVRHYLARDLAAIYGMMSELSKDVDPEFQARFVEGLVDRRNATMVERSESLLAQGGAVIAVGALHLPGRTGMLSLLAERGYKVSRVY, encoded by the coding sequence ATGAAGTCTTCCATCCTCCGCACCCTGGTCCTGGGGCTCTGGCTCCTGCTGCCGGGCTCGGCCTGGGGCGGCGCCCTGCCCTATGGCCAGGGCCTGTTGTGGCAGGTCGAGGCGCCCAACGGCCGGATCAGCCACGTCCTCGGGACCTTTCACACCAGCGATCCGAGGATCCTGGCACTGCCGGCACCGGTCGCCGAAGCGATCGACCGGGCCGAGACCCTGGCCGTCGAGATCGTCCTGACCCCGAGAGACCAGCAGGCCCTGGCCATGGCCGCGATTCTGCGCGACGGGCGCAGCCTCGATCAGATCCTGGGCCCGAAGCTCTTCGCGCGCAGCGCCATCGCGGCCCAGTCCTACGGCCTCGGGGCGACGCAGCTGCGGCTCTTCAAGCCTTGGGGGCTGCTCTCGCTCTTCGCCATGCCGCCGGAGGAGCTGCAACGCCAGCAGCGCGGCGCCCGGGCGCTCGATTTCCACCTTCAGGACCTGGCCAGCAGCCAGGGCAAGCCGGTCGTGCCCTTGGAGAGCCTCGACGAGCAGATCGCGGTCTTCGACTCGCTTTCGGACGCCGAGCAGGTGATGCTGCTAAGGTCGACCCTCGACGAGCAGGAGGAGAACCCGGGCCTCTTCGAGGACATGGTGAGGCACTACCTGGCCCGGGACCTGGCTGCGATCTACGGCATGATGTCGGAGCTGTCCAAGGACGTGGACCCCGAGTTCCAGGCCCGTTTCGTCGAAGGGCTGGTCGACCGGCGTAACGCCACGATGGTCGAGCGCTCCGAGAGCCTGCTGGCGCAGGGCGGCGCGGTGATCGCGGTCGGCGCCCTCCACCTGCCGGGCCGGACGGGAATGCTCAGCCTCCTGGCCGAGCGCGGCTACAAGGTCTCTCGGGTCTACTGA
- a CDS encoding TraB/GumN family protein, giving the protein MSVGLSSRRLCLALTILFLSIAPAGAADPLLHGQGIFWRIEGKGAKPSHILGTFHTADQRVLDLTATIGEALRAARSVTLERVMTYDDGLKVQEAMMLDGRRDLEQILGRKLFNEVALAARAYRMRPADLRRLKPWAVYLLLGSPPGEAIRQGMGTPFLDYMLQQAAEQMGKPVYGLERVEDVFGFFDELSRERQVTLVQAALRFNYYVDNHFYKALRFYLRADMAGLMAYFDRQYRLEDQGLAAVLQARFIDERNAVMVRNMQKQLKAGRAFVAVGAAHLPGEKGVLHLLEKRGYTVTRVY; this is encoded by the coding sequence ATGTCAGTAGGACTTTCATCTCGCCGGCTCTGCCTCGCCCTGACCATCCTCTTCCTGTCGATCGCCCCGGCAGGTGCGGCCGACCCTCTGCTGCACGGCCAGGGCATCTTCTGGCGCATCGAAGGCAAGGGCGCGAAGCCCAGCCACATCCTGGGGACCTTCCACACCGCGGACCAGCGCGTCCTCGACCTCACGGCCACGATCGGCGAAGCGCTCCGGGCCGCGCGCAGCGTGACCCTGGAGCGGGTCATGACCTACGACGACGGCCTGAAGGTCCAGGAGGCGATGATGCTCGACGGGCGGCGCGATCTCGAGCAGATCCTCGGCAGGAAGCTGTTCAACGAGGTCGCCCTCGCCGCCCGGGCCTATCGCATGCGGCCGGCGGACCTGCGCCGCCTGAAGCCCTGGGCGGTCTACCTGCTGCTCGGCTCCCCGCCGGGCGAAGCGATCCGCCAGGGCATGGGCACCCCCTTCCTCGACTACATGCTGCAACAGGCGGCGGAGCAGATGGGCAAGCCGGTCTACGGCCTGGAGCGGGTCGAGGACGTCTTCGGCTTCTTCGACGAGCTCAGCCGGGAGCGGCAGGTCACCCTGGTCCAGGCCGCCCTGCGCTTCAACTACTACGTCGACAATCACTTCTACAAGGCGCTGCGCTTCTATCTGCGGGCCGACATGGCCGGCCTCATGGCCTACTTCGACCGCCAGTACCGCCTCGAGGACCAGGGCTTGGCCGCGGTCCTGCAGGCCCGCTTCATCGACGAGCGCAACGCGGTCATGGTCCGGAATATGCAGAAGCAGCTGAAGGCCGGGCGGGCCTTCGTCGCGGTCGGCGCGGCGCACCTGCCGGGCGAGAAGGGCGTCCTCCACCTTCTAGAGAAGCGCGGCTACACCGTCACGCGGGTCTACTGA
- a CDS encoding aspartate aminotransferase family protein, which produces MIDALMPTYARAELAFERGEGPYLYTAEGRRYLDFASGIAVNSLGHGHPHLVAALSAQAQKLWHVSNLYRIPEAERLARRLVETTFADTVFFSNSGAEAIECGLKLVRKYHHRTGHPERYRVITCSGAFHGRTLTTISAAANPKYLEGFAPAVEGFDNVAFGNMNELRAAITPQTAAILVEPIQGEGGIRPADLAYLRALREVCDEFGLLLFLDEVQCGVGRTGRLFAHEWAGIRPDVMAVAKGLGGGFPIGACLATEAAAVGMTAGSHGSTFGGNPLAVAVGNAVLDVVSSEGFLERVEAVAAQLREGLESLVERHSGLLAEVRGAGLMLGLRCRVPNVELVDRLRDGGLLTVPAAENVVRILPPLIIEAQQVEEALGILEQACEGWPKAA; this is translated from the coding sequence GTGATCGACGCGCTGATGCCGACCTACGCCCGCGCCGAGCTCGCCTTCGAGCGCGGCGAGGGGCCCTATCTCTACACCGCCGAGGGTCGGCGATACCTGGACTTCGCCTCGGGGATCGCGGTCAATTCCCTGGGCCACGGCCATCCGCATCTGGTCGCGGCGCTGAGCGCCCAGGCGCAGAAGCTCTGGCACGTCTCCAACCTCTATCGGATTCCCGAGGCCGAGCGCCTGGCGCGCCGCCTGGTCGAGACGACCTTCGCGGACACCGTGTTCTTCTCGAACTCCGGAGCCGAGGCCATCGAGTGCGGGCTCAAGCTGGTGCGCAAGTACCATCACCGGACCGGACACCCGGAGCGCTACCGGGTCATCACCTGCAGCGGCGCCTTCCACGGCCGCACCCTGACGACCATCTCGGCCGCCGCCAATCCCAAGTACCTGGAGGGCTTCGCGCCGGCGGTCGAGGGCTTCGACAACGTCGCCTTCGGCAACATGAACGAGCTGCGCGCGGCGATCACGCCCCAGACCGCGGCAATCCTGGTCGAGCCGATCCAGGGCGAGGGCGGCATCCGGCCGGCCGACCTGGCCTACCTGCGCGCCCTGCGCGAGGTCTGCGACGAGTTCGGCCTGCTGCTCTTCCTCGACGAGGTCCAGTGCGGGGTCGGCCGGACCGGCCGCCTCTTCGCGCACGAATGGGCGGGGATCCGCCCGGACGTCATGGCCGTGGCCAAGGGCCTGGGCGGCGGCTTCCCGATCGGCGCCTGCCTGGCGACCGAGGCGGCGGCGGTCGGTATGACCGCGGGCTCCCACGGCTCGACCTTCGGCGGCAACCCCCTGGCCGTGGCAGTCGGCAACGCCGTGCTGGACGTGGTGTCGTCGGAGGGCTTCCTCGAGCGGGTCGAGGCCGTGGCCGCCCAACTGCGTGAAGGCCTGGAGAGCCTGGTCGAGCGCCACTCGGGTCTTCTGGCCGAGGTCCGCGGCGCCGGCCTGATGCTCGGCCTGCGCTGCCGGGTCCCCAACGTCGAGCTGGTGGACCGGCTGCGCGACGGCGGCCTGCTCACCGTGCCGGCGGCCGAGAACGTGGTGCGGATCCTGCCGCCGCTGATCATCGAGGCGCAGCAGGTCGAGGAGGCCCTGGGCATCCTGGAGCAGGCCTGCGAGGGCTGGCCAAAGGCCGCCTGA
- a CDS encoding Hsp33 family molecular chaperone HslO, which yields MTDAVEPFLVEACGLRGRLLRLGPLVETVLSRHAYPEAVAGRLGELLALTGLLSSMLKFEGVFSLQTRGDGPISMMVSDVTAAGALRGFAQFDAERLEALLDRAGPGTPSLPHLLGTGYLAFTVDQGVHSERYQGIVELNGATLTDCVHHYFGQSEQLATVVKLAAARVDGRWRAGAIMLQRMPREEAQAQQLSEEEAEEGWRRGCAFLGSCTETELLDPQLAPNRLLYRLFHEDGVRVFEPRPLTLGCRCSRDRVARILASIPPASLEEYKVEDAVVMTCQFCNIDYRFDETELAEILAP from the coding sequence ATGACCGATGCGGTGGAGCCCTTCCTGGTCGAGGCCTGCGGCCTGCGGGGACGTCTGTTGCGCCTCGGGCCCCTGGTCGAGACCGTGTTGTCGCGGCACGCCTATCCGGAGGCCGTGGCCGGCCGCCTGGGCGAGCTGCTGGCCCTGACCGGCCTGCTGTCCTCTATGCTGAAGTTCGAAGGCGTCTTCTCGCTGCAGACCCGCGGCGACGGTCCGATCTCGATGATGGTCAGCGACGTGACCGCGGCCGGCGCGCTGCGTGGCTTCGCCCAGTTCGACGCGGAACGCCTGGAGGCGCTGCTCGACCGCGCCGGGCCGGGCACGCCGAGCCTGCCGCACCTGCTGGGCACGGGCTACCTGGCCTTCACCGTCGACCAGGGCGTGCACAGCGAGCGCTACCAGGGCATCGTCGAACTGAACGGCGCCACCCTGACCGACTGCGTGCACCATTACTTCGGCCAGTCCGAACAGCTGGCCACGGTGGTCAAGCTGGCGGCCGCCCGGGTCGACGGCCGCTGGCGGGCCGGCGCGATCATGCTGCAGCGCATGCCGCGGGAGGAGGCGCAGGCTCAGCAGCTCTCCGAGGAGGAAGCCGAGGAGGGCTGGCGCCGCGGCTGCGCCTTCCTGGGCAGCTGCACCGAGACGGAGCTGCTCGATCCGCAGCTCGCGCCCAACCGGCTGCTTTACCGGCTGTTCCACGAGGACGGCGTGCGGGTCTTCGAGCCCCGGCCGCTGACCCTCGGCTGCCGCTGCTCACGCGACCGGGTCGCGCGCATCCTGGCTTCGATCCCGCCAGCGTCGCTGGAGGAGTACAAGGTCGAGGACGCCGTGGTCATGACCTGTCAGTTCTGCAACATCGACTACCGCTTCGACGAGACCGAGCTGGCCGAGATCCTGGCACCTTGA
- a CDS encoding TrkH family potassium uptake protein, whose translation MIDLRPVVFIIGILLVILAIAMIIPAIVDVAVGHDDWQVFAASAALTFFVGALMVLTTRAGWKSFSLRQAFLMTNLAWLVIATFAALPLAFSGLELSYTDAFFESMSGVTTTGSTVIIGLDYAPPGILLWRAILQWLGGIGIIVMAVAILPILQVGGMQLFRVEAFETDKVMPRAAQLAGRIGFVYVALTALGAIVLWLLGMSGFDAVAHAMTSIATGGYSTRDASIGYYDSAAIDWAICLFMVLGSIPFVLYLRAAQGRPLVIFKDSQVQWMLMILAFGILSVAFWLYRTGQMEDATGALRYAAFNTISVMTGTGYSTTNFGAWGGYAMSILFVLMFVGGCAGSTTCGIKIFRFQVVHATALVQLRKLLQPNGVFIAYYNKRPIPERVAESVMSFFFLYAASFAVLALGLGFLGLDFVTAVSGAATAISNVGPGLGDIIGPAGNFAPLPDAAKWLLSAGMLLGRLELFTVLVLVTRAFWRE comes from the coding sequence ATGATCGACCTGCGGCCGGTCGTCTTCATCATCGGGATCCTGCTGGTCATCCTCGCGATCGCCATGATCATCCCGGCGATCGTCGATGTTGCCGTGGGACACGACGACTGGCAGGTCTTCGCCGCCTCGGCCGCCCTGACCTTCTTCGTCGGCGCGCTCATGGTCCTGACCACCCGCGCCGGCTGGAAGAGCTTCAGCCTGCGTCAGGCCTTCCTGATGACCAACCTGGCCTGGCTGGTGATCGCGACCTTCGCCGCCCTGCCGCTCGCCTTCTCCGGCCTCGAGCTCAGCTACACGGACGCCTTCTTCGAGTCCATGTCGGGGGTCACGACCACCGGCTCGACGGTAATCATCGGCCTCGACTATGCGCCGCCCGGGATTCTGCTGTGGCGCGCGATCCTGCAGTGGCTGGGCGGCATCGGCATCATCGTCATGGCGGTCGCCATCCTGCCGATCCTGCAGGTCGGCGGCATGCAGCTCTTCCGGGTCGAGGCCTTCGAGACCGACAAGGTGATGCCGCGCGCGGCGCAACTGGCGGGCCGCATCGGCTTCGTCTACGTCGCCCTCACCGCGCTGGGCGCCATCGTGCTCTGGTTGCTGGGCATGTCCGGCTTCGACGCCGTCGCCCACGCCATGACCTCGATCGCGACCGGCGGCTATTCGACCCGGGACGCTTCGATCGGCTACTACGACAGCGCGGCGATCGACTGGGCGATCTGCCTCTTCATGGTGCTTGGCAGCATCCCCTTCGTGCTCTACCTGCGCGCCGCGCAGGGCCGGCCCCTGGTGATCTTCAAGGACAGCCAGGTCCAATGGATGCTCATGATCCTGGCCTTCGGGATCCTCAGCGTCGCCTTCTGGCTCTACCGGACCGGCCAGATGGAGGACGCCACCGGGGCGCTGCGCTACGCCGCCTTCAACACCATCTCGGTGATGACCGGGACCGGCTATTCGACCACCAACTTCGGCGCCTGGGGCGGCTACGCGATGTCGATCCTCTTCGTGCTGATGTTCGTCGGCGGCTGCGCCGGCTCGACGACCTGCGGGATCAAGATCTTCCGCTTCCAGGTCGTCCATGCGACCGCGCTGGTGCAGCTCAGGAAGCTCCTGCAGCCCAACGGAGTCTTCATCGCCTACTACAACAAGCGGCCGATTCCCGAGCGGGTCGCGGAATCGGTGATGAGCTTCTTCTTCCTCTATGCCGCCAGCTTCGCGGTCCTGGCCCTGGGCCTGGGCTTCCTCGGCCTCGACTTCGTCACCGCCGTCTCCGGCGCCGCGACCGCGATCTCAAACGTCGGCCCCGGCCTGGGCGACATCATCGGGCCAGCCGGCAACTTCGCGCCCCTGCCCGACGCCGCCAAGTGGCTGCTGTCGGCCGGCATGCTGCTCGGCCGGCTCGAGCTCTTCACCGTCCTGGTGCTGGTGACCCGAGCCTTCTGGCGGGAGTAG